A single region of the Pseudomonas sp. GGS8 genome encodes:
- the acs gene encoding acetate--CoA ligase has product MFDISTFPKADAVRRSAQLSQDDYKRLYRESIEHPSTFWAEQAARFLDWSAPWQTVQRYDLKTGEANWFAGGKLNVSYNCIDRHLEKRGDQIAIIWEGDDPADSTQISYKKLHHNVCRLANVLKSRGVKKGDRVCIYMPMIPEAAYAMLACARIGAIHSVVFGGFSPDSLRDRILDADCRTVITADEGVRGGKFVPLKQNVDKALQSCPDVSSVIVVERTQNPVNWVEGRDLWYHHALRDVADDCPPEPMDAEDPLFILYTSGSTGKPKGVLHTTGGYLLQAAMTFKYVLDYRDGEVFWCTADVGWVTGHSYIVYGPLANGATTLIFEGVPSYPSTSRFWQVIDKHHVNIFYTAPTALRALMREGPEPLKQTSRESLRLLGTVGEPINPEAWEWYFNTVGEQRCPIVDTWWQTETGGIMLSPLVSTQRVKPGCATQPMFGVQPVLLDEHGKEIKGAGSGVLAIKSSWPAQIRSVYGDPKRMVETYFKPYPGYYFTGDGARRDEDGDYWITGRIDDVINVSGHRIGTAEVESALVLHDSIAEAAVVGYPHDIKGQGIYAFVTPMNGVAPNDDLKKELLAHVSKEIGSFAKPDLIQWAPALPKTRSGKIMRRILRKIACNELDSLGDTSTLADPSVVQGLIDKRLNS; this is encoded by the coding sequence ATGTTCGATATCAGCACGTTCCCCAAAGCCGATGCCGTCCGCCGGTCTGCACAGTTGAGTCAGGACGACTATAAGCGCCTGTACCGTGAATCCATTGAACACCCCAGCACCTTCTGGGCCGAACAGGCCGCGCGGTTCCTCGACTGGAGCGCGCCGTGGCAAACCGTCCAGCGTTACGACCTGAAAACCGGTGAGGCGAACTGGTTCGCCGGCGGGAAGTTAAACGTCAGTTACAACTGCATCGACCGTCACCTGGAAAAGCGCGGCGATCAAATCGCGATCATCTGGGAGGGCGATGACCCCGCCGACTCCACCCAGATCTCCTATAAAAAACTCCATCACAACGTCTGCCGACTGGCCAATGTGCTCAAAAGCCGTGGCGTGAAAAAAGGCGACCGCGTGTGCATCTACATGCCGATGATCCCCGAAGCCGCCTACGCCATGCTCGCCTGCGCGCGGATCGGCGCGATTCATTCAGTGGTGTTCGGCGGTTTCTCCCCGGACTCGCTGCGTGACCGGATCCTCGATGCCGACTGCCGCACCGTGATCACCGCCGATGAAGGCGTGCGCGGCGGTAAATTCGTGCCGCTCAAACAGAACGTCGACAAGGCTCTGCAAAGTTGCCCGGACGTCAGCAGCGTGATCGTGGTCGAACGCACCCAAAACCCGGTGAATTGGGTCGAAGGCCGCGACCTCTGGTATCACCACGCCCTGCGTGATGTCGCTGACGATTGCCCGCCAGAGCCGATGGACGCTGAAGACCCGCTGTTCATCCTCTACACCTCCGGCAGCACCGGCAAACCCAAAGGCGTGCTGCACACCACGGGCGGCTACTTGCTGCAAGCGGCGATGACCTTCAAATACGTGCTCGACTATCGCGACGGTGAAGTCTTCTGGTGCACCGCCGATGTCGGCTGGGTTACCGGCCACAGCTACATCGTCTACGGGCCGTTGGCCAACGGTGCGACCACACTGATCTTCGAAGGCGTGCCGAGCTATCCCAGCACCTCGCGCTTCTGGCAGGTGATCGACAAGCACCACGTGAATATCTTCTACACCGCCCCGACCGCCCTGCGTGCGTTAATGCGTGAGGGCCCCGAGCCATTGAAGCAAACGTCCCGCGAGAGCCTGCGATTGCTCGGCACCGTCGGTGAGCCCATCAACCCGGAAGCCTGGGAGTGGTACTTCAATACCGTCGGCGAACAGCGTTGCCCGATTGTCGATACCTGGTGGCAGACCGAAACCGGCGGCATCATGCTCAGCCCACTGGTCAGCACCCAACGGGTCAAACCCGGTTGCGCCACCCAACCGATGTTCGGCGTACAACCGGTGTTGCTCGATGAACACGGCAAGGAAATCAAAGGCGCCGGCAGCGGCGTGCTGGCCATCAAGTCCAGCTGGCCAGCGCAGATCCGCAGCGTCTACGGCGATCCGAAACGGATGGTCGAAACCTACTTCAAGCCCTATCCCGGCTACTACTTCACCGGCGATGGCGCGCGCCGCGACGAGGACGGCGACTACTGGATCACCGGGCGCATCGACGACGTCATCAATGTCTCCGGGCACCGCATCGGCACGGCCGAAGTGGAGAGCGCGCTGGTACTGCACGACAGCATTGCCGAGGCCGCCGTGGTCGGTTACCCCCACGACATCAAAGGCCAGGGTATCTACGCCTTCGTCACCCCCATGAATGGCGTCGCCCCCAACGATGACTTGAAGAAAGAACTGCTGGCCCACGTCAGCAAGGAAATCGGTAGCTTCGCCAAACCGGACTTGATCCAGTGGGCCCCCGCCCTGCCGAAAACCCGTTCAGGCAAGATCATGCGACGGATCCTGCGCAAGATCGCCTGCAACGAACTGGACAGCCTGGGCGACACCTCGACACTCGCCGACCCGAGCGTGGTGCAGGGCTTGATCGACAAACGCCTGAACTCGTAA
- the pgi gene encoding glucose-6-phosphate isomerase — MAYYRTPHDVTALPAWQALNDHRQAMQDFSMREAFNADPQRFTQFTLSSCGLFLDYSKNLINAETRNLLVGLANEVDLKGAIKALFSGEIVNASEGRPALHTALRRPVGDKLSVNGVNVMPDVHKVLNQITDLVGRIHDGLWRGYTEKPITDVVNIGIGGSFLGPELVSEALLSYAQKGVRCHYLANIDGSEFHELTMKLRAETTLFIVSSKSFNTLETLKNAQAARAWYLAQGGSEAELYRHFIAVSSNNAAAVAFGIREENIFPMWDWVGGRYSLWSAIGLPIALAIGMSNFKELLSGAYTMDQHFQSAPFEQNMPVLLALLGVWYGNFWGAQSHAILPYDHYLRNITKHLQQLDMESNGKSVRQDGTPVSTDTGPVIWGGVGCNGQHAYHQLLHQGTQLIPADFIVPIVSFNPVSDHHQWLYANCLSQSQALMLGKTRAEAEAELRDKGMAEAEVQKLAAHKVIPGNRPSNTLVVERISPRRLGALVALYEHKVFVQSVVWGINAFDQWGVELGKELGKGVYNRLVGSEESPADDASTQGLINYFRGRHRG; from the coding sequence ATGGCGTATTACCGCACTCCTCACGACGTTACCGCTCTGCCCGCTTGGCAAGCGCTGAATGACCACCGCCAAGCCATGCAGGATTTCAGCATGCGCGAAGCCTTTAATGCCGATCCGCAGCGTTTTACTCAATTCACCCTTAGCAGCTGCGGCCTGTTTCTCGACTACTCGAAAAACCTGATCAACGCCGAAACCCGCAATCTGCTGGTGGGCCTGGCCAACGAAGTCGACCTCAAGGGCGCGATCAAAGCGCTGTTCTCGGGCGAGATCGTCAACGCTTCCGAAGGACGCCCGGCCCTGCACACAGCACTGCGCCGTCCGGTGGGCGACAAGCTGTCGGTCAACGGTGTCAACGTGATGCCCGACGTGCACAAGGTGCTCAACCAAATCACCGACCTCGTGGGCCGAATCCATGACGGTCTGTGGCGCGGTTACACCGAGAAGCCGATCACTGACGTGGTGAACATCGGTATCGGTGGCTCGTTCCTCGGCCCTGAGCTCGTGTCCGAAGCGCTGCTGTCCTACGCCCAGAAAGGCGTGCGTTGCCATTACCTGGCGAACATCGACGGCAGTGAGTTCCACGAACTGACCATGAAGCTGCGCGCCGAGACCACGCTGTTCATCGTCTCGTCGAAATCCTTCAACACCCTCGAAACCCTGAAGAATGCCCAGGCCGCACGCGCCTGGTACCTGGCCCAGGGTGGTTCGGAAGCCGAGCTGTACCGTCACTTCATCGCCGTTTCCAGCAACAACGCGGCGGCCGTGGCGTTCGGTATTCGCGAAGAGAACATCTTCCCGATGTGGGACTGGGTCGGCGGTCGTTACTCGCTGTGGTCGGCCATCGGTTTGCCGATTGCCCTGGCCATCGGCATGTCGAACTTCAAGGAACTGCTGTCCGGTGCCTACACCATGGACCAGCATTTCCAGAGCGCGCCATTCGAACAGAACATGCCGGTACTGCTGGCTCTACTCGGCGTCTGGTACGGCAACTTCTGGGGCGCGCAAAGCCACGCGATCCTGCCGTACGACCACTACCTGCGTAACATCACCAAGCACTTGCAACAGCTGGACATGGAATCCAACGGCAAGAGCGTGCGTCAGGACGGCACGCCAGTGTCCACCGACACCGGCCCGGTCATCTGGGGCGGCGTGGGTTGCAACGGTCAACACGCTTACCACCAGTTGCTGCACCAGGGCACCCAGCTGATCCCGGCCGACTTCATTGTGCCGATCGTCAGTTTCAACCCGGTGTCCGACCACCACCAGTGGCTGTACGCCAACTGCCTGTCGCAAAGCCAGGCATTGATGCTTGGCAAGACTCGCGCCGAAGCCGAAGCCGAGCTGCGTGACAAGGGCATGGCCGAAGCTGAAGTGCAAAAGCTGGCAGCGCACAAGGTGATCCCGGGCAACCGTCCGAGCAACACCCTGGTAGTCGAACGCATCAGCCCGCGTCGTCTTGGCGCTCTGGTGGCGTTGTACGAACACAAAGTCTTCGTGCAAAGCGTGGTCTGGGGCATCAATGCCTTCGACCAGTGGGGCGTGGAGCTGGGTAAAGAGCTGGGCAAAGGCGTCTACAACCGCCTGGTCGGCAGCGAAGAATCCCCGGCCGACGATGCTTCCACCCAAGGCCTGATCAACTACTTCCGCGGTCGTCACCGCGGTTGA
- the panD gene encoding aspartate 1-decarboxylase, with product MHAIMLKAKLHRAEVTHAVLDYEGSCAIDGEWLDLSGIREYEQIQIYNIDNGERFTTYAIRGEEGSRMISVNGAAAHKAKVGDRVIICAYAHYSEAELLNFKPRMLYMAPGNELSHTSNAIPVQVA from the coding sequence ATGCACGCCATCATGCTCAAGGCCAAGCTGCATCGCGCCGAAGTCACCCACGCTGTACTCGATTACGAAGGTTCTTGCGCCATCGACGGCGAATGGCTGGATTTGTCCGGCATCCGTGAGTACGAACAGATCCAGATCTACAACATCGACAACGGCGAACGCTTCACCACCTACGCAATTCGTGGCGAAGAAGGTTCGCGCATGATCTCGGTCAACGGTGCCGCGGCCCACAAGGCCAAGGTCGGCGACCGCGTGATCATCTGCGCTTACGCTCACTACAGCGAAGCCGAACTGCTCAACTTCAAGCCGCGCATGCTCTACATGGCACCGGGTAACGAGCTGAGCCACACCAGCAATGCCATTCCGGTTCAGGTCGCCTGA
- the panC gene encoding pantoate--beta-alanine ligase — MNTVKTVRELRAAVARARSEGKRIGFVPTMGNLHSGHIALITKATQRVDFVVASIFVNPLQFGAGEDLDKYPRTLAADQEKLLQAGCHLLFAPTVEEMYPDGMAGQTRVSVPQLSEGLCGASRPGHFEGVATVVSKLFNMVQPDLAIFGQKDFQQLAVIRALVHDLNMPIQIIGEPTVRAADGLALSSRNGFLSEEQRAIAPEVYRTLTRISDAIKQGERDYPTLLNEQIKQLEAAGLRPDYLEIRHALTLRPATTEDRDLVILVAAFLGTTRLIDNLHLNLDAPA; from the coding sequence ATGAACACCGTAAAAACCGTACGTGAATTGCGGGCCGCCGTGGCCCGTGCCCGTAGCGAAGGCAAGCGCATCGGCTTCGTACCAACCATGGGCAACCTGCACAGCGGGCATATCGCGCTGATTACCAAAGCCACCCAACGGGTGGATTTCGTGGTTGCGAGCATCTTCGTCAACCCGCTGCAATTCGGCGCCGGCGAAGACCTCGACAAATACCCGCGGACCCTGGCCGCCGATCAGGAGAAACTGCTCCAGGCCGGTTGCCATCTGCTGTTTGCCCCAACCGTCGAAGAAATGTACCCCGACGGCATGGCCGGCCAGACCCGCGTCAGCGTTCCACAACTGTCTGAGGGCCTGTGCGGCGCCAGCCGTCCGGGGCATTTCGAAGGGGTGGCAACAGTCGTCAGCAAACTGTTCAACATGGTCCAACCGGACCTGGCGATCTTCGGCCAGAAAGACTTTCAGCAACTGGCAGTGATTCGCGCCCTGGTGCATGACCTGAACATGCCGATCCAGATCATCGGCGAGCCCACCGTACGGGCGGCTGACGGCCTCGCGCTGTCGTCGCGCAATGGTTTCCTCAGCGAAGAACAACGGGCCATCGCGCCAGAGGTCTATCGCACCCTGACCCGGATCAGCGACGCGATCAAACAGGGCGAGCGCGATTACCCGACGCTGCTCAACGAGCAGATCAAGCAACTGGAAGCCGCCGGCCTGCGTCCGGATTACCTGGAAATTCGCCATGCACTGACCTTGCGTCCGGCGACGACCGAAGATCGGGATCTGGTGATTCTGGTGGCGGCGTTCCTGGGCACGACGCGGTTGATCGACAACCTGCATCTGAACCTCGACGCGCCTGCATAA
- the panB gene encoding 3-methyl-2-oxobutanoate hydroxymethyltransferase, translating into MPAITLTTLQSLKQKGEKITMLTCYDATFAHACNEAGVEVLLVGDSLGMVLQGHDSTLPVTTAEMAYHVAAVKRGNTDALILADLPFMAYATLEQTMTNSALLMQAGAHMIKVEGALWLADSIRLLAERGIPVCAHMGLTPQSVNILGGYKVQGRNENQARQMRADAISLEQAGAAMLLLECVPSELAEEISQAVNIPVIGIGAGSGTDGQVLVLHDMLGLSITGRVPKFVKNFMTGQTSIQAALSAYVTEVKAATFPGIEHGFSA; encoded by the coding sequence ATGCCAGCCATCACCCTGACCACGCTCCAGAGCCTCAAGCAGAAAGGTGAAAAGATCACCATGCTGACCTGCTATGACGCGACCTTCGCCCACGCCTGCAATGAAGCCGGGGTTGAAGTGCTGCTGGTGGGCGACTCCCTCGGCATGGTCTTGCAAGGTCACGACAGCACGCTGCCGGTGACCACTGCTGAAATGGCCTACCACGTGGCGGCCGTCAAACGCGGCAACACCGATGCCCTGATCCTCGCCGACCTGCCCTTCATGGCCTACGCCACCCTCGAACAAACCATGACCAACAGCGCGCTGTTGATGCAGGCGGGTGCGCACATGATCAAGGTTGAAGGGGCATTGTGGCTCGCCGACTCTATCCGTCTGCTGGCCGAACGCGGCATCCCGGTGTGCGCGCACATGGGGCTGACGCCGCAGTCAGTCAACATCCTTGGTGGCTATAAGGTCCAGGGCCGCAACGAGAACCAGGCGCGGCAGATGCGTGCCGACGCGATCTCTCTGGAGCAGGCCGGCGCGGCCATGCTGCTGCTCGAATGCGTGCCCAGCGAGCTGGCCGAAGAAATCAGCCAGGCGGTGAACATCCCGGTGATCGGCATCGGCGCCGGCAGTGGCACCGACGGTCAGGTCCTGGTCCTGCACGACATGCTGGGCCTGTCCATTACCGGCCGCGTACCAAAATTCGTGAAGAACTTCATGACCGGCCAAACCAGCATTCAAGCCGCCTTGAGCGCTTACGTCACTGAAGTCAAAGCGGCGACTTTCCCTGGCATCGAACACGGATTCTCTGCATGA
- the folK gene encoding 2-amino-4-hydroxy-6-hydroxymethyldihydropteridine diphosphokinase: MERIYIGMGSNLADPAEQLRSAVEALARLPQTELVGVSGFYQSDSLLPGQPRYTNAVAALDSRLAPLELLDALQAIENGQGRQRVERWGPRTLDLDIVLFGDRLIDEPRLKVPHYHMQARAFVLYPLAELAPADLRLADGRTLAELLAACPFVGLERLAHA; the protein is encoded by the coding sequence ATGGAACGCATCTACATTGGCATGGGCAGCAATCTGGCTGACCCCGCCGAACAGTTGCGCAGCGCTGTCGAGGCTTTGGCGCGCTTGCCGCAGACTGAACTGGTCGGGGTTTCCGGGTTTTATCAAAGCGATTCGCTGCTGCCCGGCCAACCGCGTTACACCAACGCGGTCGCCGCCCTCGACAGCCGCCTCGCGCCGCTGGAACTGCTCGATGCCCTGCAAGCCATCGAGAACGGACAAGGCCGCCAGCGCGTTGAACGCTGGGGGCCGCGCACGCTGGATCTGGACATCGTGCTGTTCGGCGATCGACTGATCGACGAGCCTCGCCTCAAAGTCCCCCACTATCACATGCAGGCGCGAGCCTTTGTGCTCTATCCGCTGGCCGAACTGGCTCCGGCGGATCTGCGCCTGGCCGATGGCCGCACCCTCGCAGAATTACTCGCCGCCTGCCCGTTCGTCGGCCTGGAACGCCTCGCTCACGCCTGA
- a CDS encoding polynucleotide adenylyltransferase PcnB, translated as MLKKLFQSFRSPLRRTQHIRSTPEVLNSGQHSLQKAQFSRYAVNIVERLQNAGYQAYLVGGCVRDMLLGITPKDFDVATSATPEQVRAEFRNARIIGRRFKLVHIHFGREIIEVATFRANHPQNDEDEDSNQSSRNESGRILRDNVYGTLEEDAQRRDFTINALYYDPVSERILDYANGVHDIRNHLIRLIGDPKQRYQEDPVRMLRAVRFAAKLNFGIEKHSALPIRDLAPMLREIPSARLFEEVLKLFLSGHAADTFEMLVDLQLFDPLFPASAEALEYNPTYTHTLISEALINTDLRIKQNKPVTPAFLFAALLWPALPARVLRLQERGMPPIPAMQEAAHELIAEQCQRIAIPKRFTMPIREIWDMQERLPRRSGKRADLLLDNPRFRAGYDFLLLRESAGEQTDGLGEWWTDYQDANDSERRDMIRELSGKDDGSGAPRKRRRSGGAKRKRAAGASSTTGE; from the coding sequence ATGCTGAAGAAGCTGTTCCAGTCATTCCGTTCTCCCCTGCGTCGTACGCAACACATCCGCAGCACACCTGAAGTGCTCAATAGCGGCCAACATTCGCTGCAAAAGGCGCAATTCAGCCGTTACGCGGTCAACATCGTCGAACGCTTGCAGAACGCCGGTTACCAGGCTTACCTGGTCGGCGGCTGTGTGCGTGACATGCTGCTCGGCATCACGCCGAAAGACTTCGACGTCGCCACCAGTGCCACCCCTGAACAGGTACGGGCCGAATTCCGCAACGCGCGGATCATCGGTCGTCGCTTTAAACTGGTGCATATCCACTTTGGCCGCGAAATCATCGAAGTCGCGACCTTCCGCGCCAATCACCCGCAAAACGACGAGGACGAAGACAGCAACCAGTCTTCCCGTAACGAGAGCGGGCGCATTCTGCGCGATAACGTCTACGGCACCCTGGAAGAAGACGCGCAACGCCGCGACTTCACCATCAACGCCTTGTATTACGATCCGGTCAGCGAGCGCATTCTCGACTACGCCAATGGCGTACACGACATCCGTAATCACCTGATCCGCCTGATCGGCGATCCGAAACAGCGCTACCAGGAAGACCCGGTGCGGATGCTGCGGGCCGTGCGTTTTGCCGCCAAGCTGAATTTCGGTATCGAGAAGCACAGCGCCCTGCCGATCCGCGATCTGGCACCAATGCTGCGCGAGATTCCATCAGCCCGCCTGTTCGAAGAAGTGCTCAAGCTGTTCCTCTCCGGGCACGCCGCGGACACCTTTGAAATGCTGGTCGACCTACAGCTGTTCGATCCGCTGTTCCCGGCCAGTGCCGAGGCGCTGGAATACAACCCGACGTACACCCACACGCTGATCAGTGAAGCGCTGATCAACACGGACTTGCGGATCAAGCAGAACAAACCGGTCACCCCGGCGTTCCTGTTTGCAGCATTACTGTGGCCTGCGCTGCCGGCCCGTGTGTTGCGCCTGCAAGAACGTGGCATGCCGCCGATTCCGGCCATGCAAGAAGCGGCGCACGAGTTGATTGCCGAACAGTGCCAGCGCATTGCGATTCCGAAACGCTTCACCATGCCGATCCGCGAGATCTGGGACATGCAGGAGCGTCTGCCACGCCGCAGCGGCAAGCGTGCCGACCTGTTGCTGGACAACCCGCGGTTCCGCGCCGGTTACGACTTCCTGCTGCTGCGCGAAAGCGCCGGCGAACAGACCGATGGCCTGGGCGAATGGTGGACCGACTATCAAGACGCCAACGACAGCGAACGTCGGGACATGATCCGCGAACTCAGCGGCAAGGACGACGGCAGCGGCGCTCCGCGCAAACGTCGCCGCAGTGGCGGTGCCAAGCGCAAACGCGCTGCCGGCGCCTCGAGCACGACAGGCGAGTAA
- a CDS encoding sigma-54 dependent transcriptional regulator has translation MPHILIVEDETIIRSALRRLLERNQYQVSEAGSVQEAQERFSIPTFDLIVSDLRLPGAPGTELIKLAQGTPVLIMTSYASLRSAVDSMKMGAVDYIAKPFDHDEMLQAVARIHRDRQSAQASGEPVVGKASNGAAAKSGVDNSNGEIGIIGSCPPMQDLYSKIRKVAPTDSNVLIQGESGTGKELVARALHNLSKRAKAPMISVNCAAIPESLIESELFGHEKGAFTGASAGRAGLVEAADGGTLFLDEIGELPLEAQARLLRVLQEGEIRRVGSVQSQKVDVRLIAATHRDLKSLAKIGQFREDLYYRLHVIALKLPALRERGADVNEIANAFLARQSARVNRTDLKFAADAEQAIRHYSWPGNVRELENAVERAVILCESPEISAELLGIDIELSDLEDDDFIGLSPQQGNNAGNTSHEPTEDLSLEDYFQHFVLEHQDHMTETELARKLGVSRKCLWERRQRLGIPRRKTGVASES, from the coding sequence ATGCCGCACATTTTGATCGTCGAAGACGAAACAATTATCCGCTCCGCCTTGCGCCGCCTGCTGGAACGTAACCAGTACCAGGTCAGCGAAGCCGGATCCGTGCAGGAAGCACAAGAGCGCTTCAGCATTCCCACGTTTGACCTGATCGTCAGTGACCTGCGCCTGCCGGGCGCGCCGGGTACCGAGTTGATCAAACTTGCCCAGGGCACTCCGGTGCTGATCATGACCAGTTACGCCAGCCTGCGCTCGGCCGTCGACTCCATGAAAATGGGCGCGGTGGACTACATCGCCAAGCCTTTCGATCACGACGAGATGCTCCAGGCCGTCGCGCGAATCCATCGTGACCGGCAATCGGCGCAAGCCAGCGGTGAGCCGGTCGTCGGCAAAGCGTCAAATGGCGCCGCAGCAAAAAGCGGTGTCGACAACAGCAACGGCGAAATCGGCATCATCGGCTCTTGCCCGCCGATGCAGGACCTGTACAGCAAAATCCGTAAAGTCGCGCCGACCGATTCCAATGTCCTGATCCAGGGCGAATCCGGTACCGGTAAAGAACTGGTAGCACGTGCCCTGCACAACCTGTCCAAACGCGCCAAGGCGCCGATGATTTCGGTGAACTGCGCGGCCATTCCGGAAAGCCTGATCGAGTCCGAACTTTTCGGCCACGAAAAAGGCGCGTTCACCGGCGCCAGCGCCGGACGTGCCGGGTTGGTGGAAGCGGCGGACGGCGGCACCTTGTTCCTCGATGAAATCGGTGAACTGCCACTGGAAGCCCAGGCCCGCCTGTTGCGCGTATTGCAGGAAGGTGAAATCCGCCGGGTTGGCTCGGTCCAGTCGCAGAAGGTCGATGTGCGCCTGATCGCCGCGACCCACCGGGACCTCAAGAGCCTGGCGAAGATCGGCCAGTTCCGTGAAGACTTGTATTACCGCCTCCACGTGATCGCCCTGAAGCTGCCGGCCCTGCGCGAGCGCGGTGCGGACGTCAATGAAATCGCCAATGCTTTCCTGGCGCGGCAGAGCGCACGGGTCAACCGCACCGATCTGAAATTCGCCGCCGATGCCGAGCAGGCGATCCGGCATTACTCCTGGCCGGGTAACGTTCGCGAACTGGAGAACGCGGTCGAGCGTGCGGTGATTCTGTGCGAGAGCCCGGAGATTTCCGCCGAGCTGCTGGGCATCGACATCGAACTCAGCGACCTGGAAGACGACGATTTCATCGGCCTCTCGCCCCAGCAGGGCAACAACGCCGGTAACACCAGCCACGAACCGACCGAAGATTTGTCCCTGGAAGACTACTTCCAGCACTTCGTGCTTGAACATCAGGATCACATGACCGAAACCGAACTGGCCCGCAAACTCGGGGTCAGTCGCAAATGCCTGTGGGAACGCCGTCAGCGCCTGGGCATCCCGCGGCGCAAGACCGGGGTGGCCAGCGAGAGCTGA